The Merismopedia glauca CCAP 1448/3 DNA window TGGCTCTGCTCTCAAGCTTAAACCTTTTCGAGGGACTACTCGACCCCGATAGGCACCAGGAGGCAATTGCTGAGATGAATTGACTGTTGCCACTTTTTTAGTTGCAGTCTTTTGTTCTTCGCTAAATCGTGGTTTAGGGGGACTATTTGTCAGTCTATTAATAAAGTAATAACCTATGCCAGAGCCAATCCCAACTAAAAGGGTCAATCCTACCAAGATACCGATGACTAACTTAAGTAAACCCGTCCACATGGTTTGAGAAGATTTTTGAGGATAAGTAGATGCGTAACCTTGATTTACAGGTACGCTGAGAAGCTTATCATTCT harbors:
- a CDS encoding SH3 domain-containing protein — translated: MSQNLPQDANLDQENDKLLSVPVNQGYASTYPQKSSQTMWTGLLKLVIGILVGLTLLVGIGSGIGYYFINRLTNSPPKPRFSEEQKTATKKVATVNSSQQLPPGAYRGRVVPRKGLSLRAEPNQSAEKLAVASYNQEVIVLKSGEDRDWVRIRVKETKKEGWVRASNIEKLDVPKPKPDRETGQ